The nucleotide window GGTCGCGCCGGGCCGTCGGCCGGTCCGGGCGCGTCGTCGCCGGTCAGCAGCTCATCCGGCACCCGGGCGACGAGCCGCAGGTCGGCGTCGGCGGCGCCGGCGAGCTCGGCCTGGATCGCGGCGAGCGAGTGCCCGTCGGCCTGACGGCGCTTGAGCGCCACCAGTTGCAGCAGGTGCCGCGGACCGTAGAGCGCCGTCCGCCCCCGCATGGCGGCGGGGCGGTCGACCAGGCCGGTCGTCGTGTACCACCGGATGGCGCGGCGGTCGGGCACGTCGCGGATCCGGCCGTTGGGCGCGCCGGGGTACTCGGCGGCGAGGGCCCGGCCCACCCGCTCCACCAGCTCGTCCATCGTCCACATGCCCGTGATACTGACACTGTTTTATTGACACTGTCAATGTTTTTCCCGGCTGAATCCGCTTTGGCGGGGCTGGCGCTGGCCGATGCTGTGTTTGTGGTCGCCTACGCGAAGCTGATGGACCCCGCCGCATGCGAGGCGGTGTACGACGCCACGATCGCGACGAACCCGGACGCCTTCATCGGCGCCGTCTCGATGGCCGGCCAGCTGGTGACGCCACCGGAGGGTTTCGGTGGCGGCGGCCTGCGCCAGATCGTCGGGGTGCAGTCGGCGCTGGCCCTGGTGGTACCGGAGGACGCCAGGATCGCGATCGACGCCTGGCACGTCGCGCTCAACGAGGGCGTCACGAGCTGCCTGGTACACCCCGCCGCCGCGCCGACCGAGCTGGTCCGGA belongs to Amorphoplanes digitatis and includes:
- a CDS encoding MerR family transcriptional regulator, which codes for MWTMDELVERVGRALAAEYPGAPNGRIRDVPDRRAIRWYTTTGLVDRPAAMRGRTALYGPRHLLQLVALKRRQADGHSLAAIQAELAGAADADLRLVARVPDELLTGDDAPGPADGPARPRFWAAAPAPPQEPAGRPAARPAAATARPVGGVALGGGAILVLAVRPDAADYAAIAGAARPLLELLADRGLLTGENPEDGSPS